The following are from one region of the Methanospirillum hungatei genome:
- a CDS encoding Zn-ribbon domain-containing OB-fold protein, giving the protein MSVARFWRKQQNRYNLIGTHCTTCGKYFYPPRGFCPECRREGKIVEHQFKGVGKVVTYSIIRSSSGNFKLLTPYVLAIIELEEGSRLTTHLVCDIDKVHIGMPVKRVFRKLGEDGSSGAIFYGTKFVPA; this is encoded by the coding sequence ATGTCGGTTGCACGATTCTGGAGAAAACAACAGAACCGGTATAATCTGATTGGAACACATTGTACCACATGTGGTAAATATTTCTATCCACCCCGTGGTTTTTGTCCAGAATGCCGGAGAGAAGGAAAGATTGTTGAGCACCAGTTCAAAGGGGTCGGCAAGGTCGTTACCTATTCCATCATCCGGAGTTCGTCAGGTAACTTTAAGCTTCTGACTCCCTATGTTCTTGCCATCATTGAACTGGAAGAAGGGTCTCGTCTTACGACACACCTGGTCTGTGATATTGACAAGGTTCATATCGGGATGCCGGTGAAACGGGTGTTTAGAAAACTGGGAGAAGACGGATCCAGCGGCGCAATCTTCTATGGGACAAAATTTGTCCCGGCTTAA
- a CDS encoding NAD(P)-dependent malic enzyme, with translation MDIDREEIAHKSLTLHLENRGKLSVQSKVPVKTREDLSLAYTPGVAHVCKYIAEDEKRTFSCTLKHNTIAIITDGTAVLGLGNIGPAAAIPVMEGKAILFKEFAGIDAFPICITGDHDDLISHIRSIAPVFGGINLEDIAAPRCFEIEEELQDLGIPVMHDDQHGAAIAVLAALINACRVTGKRFKDLTVVVSGAGAAGYAICRLLKCIGYEGEECHAVKELIVCDRTGIIYRGRPGLYHNIYKYLLGDETNKMLRKGTLADALENADVFVGVSSGNLVTADMVRTMNKDPIVLALANPTPEIMPNVAKSGGAAIVGTGRSDFPNQVNNVLVFPGVFRGALDAGATKINEEMKIAAAHAIAEYVKDPTPDQILPDPLDRGVARAVAAAVAEMARRCKCVRKE, from the coding sequence ATGGATATTGATAGAGAGGAGATCGCACATAAATCACTTACACTCCACCTGGAAAACCGGGGAAAATTATCTGTTCAGTCAAAAGTTCCGGTAAAGACCAGGGAAGATCTCTCGCTGGCATATACGCCCGGAGTTGCTCATGTCTGCAAATATATCGCTGAAGATGAAAAAAGGACTTTTTCATGCACCTTAAAACACAATACCATCGCAATTATTACTGACGGAACTGCAGTTCTGGGTCTTGGTAATATCGGTCCTGCTGCAGCGATTCCAGTCATGGAAGGAAAAGCCATCCTCTTTAAAGAGTTTGCAGGGATAGATGCTTTTCCAATCTGTATTACTGGAGATCATGACGATCTCATCAGCCATATCAGAAGTATAGCTCCAGTTTTTGGAGGAATTAATCTTGAAGATATCGCGGCTCCTCGTTGTTTTGAAATTGAAGAAGAACTGCAGGATCTTGGTATTCCAGTGATGCATGATGATCAGCATGGTGCTGCAATTGCTGTTCTAGCAGCCCTCATCAATGCTTGTCGGGTGACTGGAAAACGGTTCAAAGATCTTACGGTTGTCGTTTCAGGAGCTGGAGCTGCAGGATATGCTATTTGTAGGCTGCTCAAATGTATCGGGTATGAAGGAGAAGAATGCCATGCTGTAAAGGAACTAATCGTCTGCGACAGAACGGGAATAATTTACCGGGGAAGACCCGGGCTCTATCATAATATCTACAAATATCTTCTTGGTGATGAGACAAACAAGATGCTTCGGAAAGGAACTCTTGCAGATGCATTAGAGAATGCCGATGTTTTTGTCGGTGTATCAAGTGGCAACCTGGTAACAGCAGACATGGTCAGGACGATGAATAAAGATCCGATTGTACTTGCCCTTGCAAACCCGACTCCGGAGATCATGCCAAATGTAGCAAAATCAGGGGGTGCTGCAATTGTCGGCACCGGACGATCAGACTTCCCAAACCAGGTGAATAATGTGCTTGTGTTTCCTGGAGTATTTCGGGGAGCTCTTGATGCAGGTGCAACGAAGATCAACGAGGAGATGAAGATCGCTGCAGCACATGCCATTGCAGAGTATGTAAAGGATCCGACTCCGGACCAGATTCTTCCAGACCCATTAGATCGGGGGGTTGCACGGGCTGTTGCTGCAGCTGTTGCAGAGATGGCGAGGAGATGTAAGTGTGTGAGAAAGGAGTGA
- a CDS encoding ATP-binding protein, translating to MIAYHILKEVIGDQHLRFHNQEPGIPRRIDPEQYRSRNRIVIISGVRRSGKSTFLKQLALGFPSFLYLNADDDRLIGATTDDLGSLLLIWEELFPGVRTAFLDEIQNIPGWERVVRRMHDEGYRIFLTGSNAQMLSKELGTHLTGRYVRVELYPFGFDEYCTFYQFTWKTTGIHTTVESAAALRLFSQFIEDGGFPEFLKDPDPEILRRTFDDILFRDIIARYAIREVKAFRLLCRYLYTNMTREASLTSLASIVQMKSPVSLKNWIGYLEDNYLIGSLSPFEYSMKKQLSRNQKYYGIDTALRNAVAFRFSDDYGLLLENIVWLELCRRGYELYWLKGQSECDFIVVEQGKVSMAIQVCWHLSDENRKREYDGVIEACTMFPGSGGYILTLQQEEQPAQNIRVMPVWKWILEE from the coding sequence ATGATCGCCTATCATATCCTAAAAGAAGTCATTGGAGATCAACATCTGCGGTTTCATAATCAGGAACCTGGCATACCCCGGAGAATTGATCCTGAACAGTACCGGAGCAGAAACAGAATTGTAATCATATCCGGAGTTCGCAGATCCGGGAAATCCACCTTCTTAAAACAATTAGCACTTGGATTCCCATCTTTCTTATACCTGAATGCTGATGATGACCGGCTAATCGGAGCCACCACTGATGACTTAGGATCTCTCCTCCTCATCTGGGAGGAATTATTTCCCGGAGTAAGAACGGCATTTTTAGATGAAATCCAGAATATTCCCGGATGGGAACGTGTTGTTCGAAGAATGCATGATGAAGGATACCGGATTTTTCTGACCGGATCAAATGCACAGATGCTGAGTAAAGAACTGGGAACCCATCTGACCGGGAGATATGTACGAGTTGAATTATACCCCTTCGGATTTGATGAATATTGTACCTTTTATCAATTTACCTGGAAAACAACCGGCATCCATACTACCGTTGAATCTGCTGCTGCTCTCCGGCTTTTCTCTCAGTTCATTGAAGACGGGGGATTTCCTGAATTTCTCAAGGATCCTGACCCGGAAATATTACGGAGAACCTTTGATGACATTCTGTTTCGTGATATCATCGCCAGATATGCCATTCGTGAAGTTAAGGCATTTCGGTTGTTATGCAGATACCTGTATACGAATATGACAAGAGAAGCAAGTCTTACATCGCTGGCTTCAATTGTCCAGATGAAAAGCCCGGTTTCCCTTAAAAACTGGATTGGATATCTTGAAGATAATTATCTTATCGGAAGTCTTTCACCTTTTGAATACTCTATGAAGAAACAACTCTCACGAAACCAAAAATATTATGGGATTGATACTGCTCTTCGTAACGCTGTAGCCTTCAGATTTTCAGACGACTATGGCCTTCTCCTTGAAAACATCGTGTGGCTGGAACTCTGCAGAAGAGGATATGAATTATACTGGCTTAAAGGACAATCCGAATGTGATTTTATCGTAGTTGAGCAAGGAAAAGTGAGTATGGCGATTCAGGTTTGCTGGCACCTGTCTGATGAAAATCGCAAACGGGAGTATGATGGAGTTATTGAGGCATGTACTATGTTCCCTGGTTCGGGAGGATATATATTAACATTACAACAGGAAGAACAGCCAGCTCAAAATATCAGGGTAATGCCGGTCTGGAAGTGGATACTAGAAGAGTGA
- a CDS encoding DEAD/DEAH box helicase, with product MPSLPGSPNHNSQKNALNIRNSNNISGALEILEKLHQEKPENITIILHLVETLIALGGEHNLTLAEKYLNKTGFFGQNQQNNNSITNFVQKIKKNSNIIYQVKEFKAKEAKYGVLNRQLPNVLSEYLKKKEIRLYTHQCESINQIRNGKNIILTSATASGKTLAFNLPIIEKLIENSQVRALYLYPTKALSQDQLKALQELESAIQIPIQVDRYDYDTLKSERANIRSNSRIVISNPYMLHRVLPHHNQWSSFFKNLHYVVIDEAHYYRGVFGSNVAYVIRRLKRIARLYGAKPQFILLSATIGNAEEFGTKLIGESIQPITIDGSARGEKTCILLSNIKTKMYRTAVHLLVELVQNNISTICFVRRRRMADQLGKWIIDDLEKKGKSYKNRVRAYHAGYTVKDRKEIENDLKKGNISVCIASNALELGIDIGSLDGAVLTGYPGSIMSFWQQAGRSGRRNKPSLAIMICHDNALEQFFLTHPEDFFTKKPEDAVIDLNNKKIFCGHLLCASDEYPITSNDNTFFGDKLKENIESLLIEDKLKVFDNNRYKYFGIHGEIQREVELKSIPSSSYKIMKGDKILETLTTEQAYREAHEGAIITHMGESFMVSKLDLDAHTAFVESIPKNITNYTQSQKYTNIHHTQILNSFSLGSLECNFGEVTVENNYYKYKTFNDNQEVIEENDLHLPPIFFESKGFWFDIPQKIIQNILENCSEPLESALEGTKNILKIVTPYFLLCDPHDIDIHIDYEDRQIFTLYDEYSGGIGISERMNSVFPKLIEIAIKIIKNCPCNNGCPSCVCSSINSDNAVDKSMTTNFLELLQQLLNQEQSL from the coding sequence ATGCCTTCTCTCCCTGGATCACCAAATCACAACTCTCAAAAAAATGCGTTGAATATTCGAAACTCAAATAATATATCAGGAGCACTTGAAATCCTGGAAAAACTTCATCAAGAAAAACCTGAAAATATCACCATTATTTTACATTTAGTTGAGACTTTGATTGCTTTAGGTGGGGAACATAACCTTACTTTAGCTGAAAAATATCTCAATAAAACCGGCTTTTTTGGCCAGAATCAACAAAATAATAATTCTATAACTAATTTCGTTCAAAAAATTAAAAAAAACTCAAATATAATTTATCAGGTTAAGGAATTCAAAGCAAAAGAGGCCAAATATGGGGTTTTGAATAGGCAACTACCCAATGTATTATCTGAATATTTAAAAAAGAAAGAGATTCGTCTTTACACTCATCAATGTGAATCAATCAATCAGATTCGAAATGGTAAAAATATTATTCTCACTTCTGCGACTGCCAGTGGAAAGACGCTCGCATTCAATTTACCAATAATTGAGAAATTAATAGAAAATTCTCAAGTAAGAGCTCTCTATCTCTATCCCACAAAAGCTCTATCTCAGGACCAATTGAAAGCACTTCAAGAACTTGAATCAGCTATCCAAATTCCCATACAAGTTGATCGATATGATTATGATACGCTAAAAAGTGAAAGAGCGAATATTCGAAGCAATTCAAGAATCGTAATATCGAACCCCTACATGCTTCACAGAGTACTCCCACACCACAATCAATGGAGTAGTTTTTTTAAAAATTTACATTATGTTGTGATCGATGAAGCTCATTATTACCGAGGAGTATTTGGTTCTAATGTAGCCTACGTAATTAGAAGGCTTAAACGAATCGCTAGGTTGTATGGTGCAAAACCACAGTTTATTCTTCTTTCTGCAACAATAGGCAATGCTGAAGAGTTTGGCACTAAACTTATCGGTGAATCGATTCAACCCATAACTATTGACGGTTCAGCAAGAGGAGAAAAAACCTGTATTCTTCTTAGTAACATAAAAACGAAGATGTATAGGACTGCGGTTCATTTGCTAGTTGAATTGGTACAAAATAATATTTCGACAATATGCTTTGTAAGAAGAAGGAGAATGGCAGATCAACTTGGAAAGTGGATTATCGATGATTTGGAAAAAAAAGGGAAATCGTATAAAAATCGGGTTAGAGCATATCATGCAGGATATACCGTAAAGGATAGAAAGGAAATTGAAAATGACCTAAAGAAGGGTAACATTTCTGTTTGTATCGCATCGAATGCATTAGAACTTGGAATAGACATCGGGTCCCTAGATGGTGCAGTTTTAACTGGATATCCTGGCTCAATTATGTCCTTTTGGCAACAGGCAGGAAGATCAGGAAGGAGAAATAAACCTTCTCTTGCAATAATGATCTGCCATGATAATGCATTAGAACAATTTTTTTTAACTCATCCTGAAGACTTTTTCACAAAAAAACCTGAAGATGCAGTGATTGATCTCAATAACAAAAAGATTTTCTGTGGCCATTTACTCTGTGCATCTGATGAATATCCAATTACATCGAATGATAACACATTTTTCGGCGATAAACTAAAAGAGAATATTGAGTCTTTACTCATTGAAGACAAGTTGAAGGTTTTTGATAATAATCGGTATAAGTATTTTGGTATTCATGGAGAAATTCAAAGAGAAGTAGAATTAAAATCAATTCCTTCGAGTTCATACAAAATCATGAAGGGTGACAAAATATTAGAGACCCTCACTACTGAACAAGCTTACCGGGAAGCACATGAAGGAGCGATAATTACTCATATGGGTGAATCATTTATGGTATCCAAATTAGATCTGGATGCCCATACTGCTTTCGTCGAATCTATACCCAAAAATATTACAAATTATACCCAATCCCAGAAATACACAAATATCCATCATACGCAAATATTAAATTCATTTTCATTAGGGAGTCTTGAATGTAATTTCGGGGAGGTTACTGTTGAAAATAATTACTACAAATATAAGACTTTCAATGACAACCAAGAAGTAATTGAAGAAAATGATCTTCATCTACCCCCTATTTTTTTTGAAAGTAAGGGTTTTTGGTTTGATATCCCCCAAAAGATTATCCAAAATATTTTAGAAAATTGCTCCGAACCTCTTGAATCAGCCTTAGAAGGGACAAAAAATATTTTAAAAATTGTTACCCCCTATTTTTTACTCTGCGACCCGCATGATATTGACATTCACATAGATTATGAGGACCGTCAGATATTTACATTATATGATGAGTATTCAGGAGGAATAGGCATATCAGAAAGGATGAATAGTGTTTTTCCTAAACTAATTGAAATTGCAATAAAAATTATCAAGAATTGCCCATGCAATAATGGTTGTCCATCATGTGTTTGCTCTTCTATAAATTCTGATAATGCAGTAGATAAATCAATGACCACAAATTTTTTGGAACTCTTACAACAATTGCTTAATCAAGAACAATCACTGTAA
- a CDS encoding DUF1848 domain-containing protein: MPPWEKVKIITENGKQVEAIAPVIISASRSTDIPAFYIDWFIKRMEIGYLVWINPFNRKQTIFVSFNKTRVIVFWTKNAYPLLKQIKTLDSYKINYYVQFTLNDYELENYEPGIPSLNDRIDTFKQLSSIIGKEKIIWRYDPILVSNELSLPIILSRIKNIGDQIHEYTDRLIISFVDIKPYEKVQHNVAISGIHELTPNEIYDFSTQLSVINQSWGLKLGTCGEEVDLTQMGISAMSCIDGTLIRNLFETDSKLVQYLHRHNKKDKGQRKSCLCIESKDIGQYNTCSHLCIYCYANRSKGEVEKNYFHHLQNQFAETITGEYIPPPDDERKEIKQTDFSQFIQ, from the coding sequence ATGCCACCCTGGGAAAAAGTAAAAATTATTACAGAGAATGGCAAACAGGTCGAAGCCATTGCTCCGGTTATCATATCCGCCAGTCGATCTACTGATATTCCTGCATTTTATATTGACTGGTTCATCAAGAGAATGGAAATAGGATATTTAGTCTGGATAAATCCATTCAATCGGAAACAAACCATCTTTGTTTCATTCAATAAGACAAGAGTTATTGTTTTCTGGACAAAAAACGCTTATCCTTTGTTAAAACAAATAAAAACTCTCGATAGTTACAAAATAAATTACTACGTTCAATTCACCTTAAATGATTATGAACTAGAAAATTATGAACCAGGAATACCATCTTTAAATGATCGAATAGATACATTCAAACAATTATCTAGCATTATCGGAAAAGAGAAGATCATTTGGCGATATGATCCAATATTAGTCTCAAATGAACTTTCACTGCCTATAATTCTCTCCAGAATCAAGAATATCGGAGATCAAATCCACGAATATACTGATAGATTAATCATTAGTTTTGTTGACATTAAGCCATACGAAAAAGTCCAACATAATGTCGCAATATCAGGAATACATGAACTCACACCAAATGAGATATACGACTTTTCAACCCAATTGTCTGTAATAAACCAATCATGGGGATTGAAACTGGGTACCTGTGGGGAAGAGGTAGATCTTACCCAAATGGGCATATCGGCGATGAGTTGTATTGATGGGACACTTATTAGAAATTTATTTGAGACTGATAGTAAATTAGTCCAATATCTCCACCGTCATAATAAAAAAGACAAAGGACAAAGAAAATCGTGCCTTTGCATAGAAAGTAAGGATATAGGTCAATATAATACATGCTCACACCTCTGCATCTACTGTTATGCGAATCGATCAAAAGGAGAAGTTGAAAAAAATTATTTCCATCATTTGCAAAACCAATTTGCAGAAACGATAACCGGGGAATATATCCCCCCACCAGATGATGAAAGAAAAGAGATAAAACAAACAGATTTCTCTCAATTTATTCAATAG
- a CDS encoding tetratricopeptide repeat protein — protein sequence MIINHSESSDIWEKKGKIHWDNKDYEIAERCFDKAIEINPHSPYSRYCKAALLWRRGKETEAVSRFEAIEKDIRQININGKNQGINPIHTHFPKHNPFQDIAKIIRPDNPTDEGLKNYIQDNKITIKNLLDEIRQPNSEKPIQYETIDYQKAYLLLYFPYYIENIYSELSILQKKGVLEGLQDHISVNIFGCGPAPEYLGMLTFVSQNLPKVKHLTTYFFDREYWNTTRNTCIEVYSPNYCKNNKLILENFSPKCENLIELLQNCDNYPQIQVADIHIFQHSFRELLHSKGEGIFVDFGIFFNNIKPGSILIFIENVYPKDIKLLEELAKYLSLNNKALIYRDSTIKWTFTQVFSKPKFLDTFFENINKTQFNTKYSSTVLMKV from the coding sequence ATGATCATTAATCACAGTGAATCAAGCGATATCTGGGAAAAAAAGGGTAAAATTCATTGGGATAATAAAGACTATGAGATAGCGGAACGATGTTTTGATAAAGCAATAGAAATTAATCCACATTCACCATACTCTCGATATTGCAAAGCAGCATTATTATGGAGACGTGGAAAAGAAACAGAAGCAGTGAGTAGATTTGAGGCTATTGAAAAGGATATTAGACAAATTAATATTAACGGTAAAAATCAGGGTATTAACCCAATTCATACACATTTTCCAAAACATAATCCTTTCCAAGATATTGCAAAAATAATCAGACCGGATAATCCCACAGACGAGGGCCTAAAAAATTATATCCAGGATAATAAGATTACTATTAAGAATTTACTCGACGAAATAAGACAGCCCAATTCTGAAAAACCCATTCAATACGAGACTATTGATTATCAAAAAGCATACCTACTCCTTTATTTTCCCTATTACATAGAAAATATTTATTCTGAATTATCAATTCTCCAAAAAAAAGGTGTCCTGGAAGGACTTCAGGATCATATCAGTGTCAATATCTTTGGATGTGGACCAGCACCAGAATATTTAGGAATGCTCACATTTGTCTCACAAAACCTACCCAAAGTAAAACATCTCACAACCTATTTCTTTGATCGAGAATATTGGAATACAACTCGAAATACTTGTATAGAGGTTTATTCTCCAAATTATTGCAAAAACAACAAACTTATCCTTGAAAATTTTTCTCCGAAATGTGAAAATTTAATCGAGTTGTTACAGAACTGTGATAATTATCCTCAAATACAGGTTGCCGACATTCATATTTTTCAGCATTCTTTCCGTGAGTTATTGCATAGTAAAGGGGAGGGAATTTTTGTAGATTTTGGAATTTTTTTCAACAACATTAAACCTGGCAGTATATTGATATTTATTGAAAATGTTTACCCAAAAGACATTAAATTGCTTGAAGAATTAGCAAAATATTTGAGTTTAAATAACAAGGCACTCATTTATCGTGACTCGACAATTAAGTGGACATTTACACAGGTTTTTTCTAAACCAAAATTTCTGGATACTTTTTTTGAAAATATTAATAAAACACAGTTTAACACAAAATATTCGTCAACTGTTCTAATGAAGGTATAA
- a CDS encoding YeiH family protein produces MQLYGPVSSCLKLLIGLIPPLIIGSIAWGVGLVVPVLGGPVIAILIGLVVGQLFGLRNEWAEGVSFASKKILQGSIVLLGAGMSLTQVAQIGGSGLPVMIGTLVICLIAGLVIGRAMKIEEHIRSLITYGTAICGASAIATMSAVIGASGPAIAVSITVIVLYNVLGAVLFPTIGHILGLSQEAFGMWAGTAINDTSSVVAAATVYGSVAATYAVVVKLTRTLAIIPLALFKTWSLNSQLPGEEQRTTVFYKLIPPFLILFILAAAVQSIGLIPKTWNDPIHFLAHFGTTVAMAAVGMSSSLTAIRDAGWKPVALGAILWFFVATSSLALQWLSGSL; encoded by the coding sequence ATGCAGTTATATGGGCCGGTTTCCTCATGTCTGAAACTTCTTATCGGTCTGATTCCACCCCTTATTATTGGCAGTATTGCCTGGGGTGTGGGCCTTGTTGTTCCTGTTCTCGGCGGACCAGTAATTGCTATCCTCATTGGACTGGTTGTCGGTCAATTATTTGGTCTTAGAAATGAATGGGCTGAAGGGGTGTCGTTCGCCTCAAAAAAAATATTGCAAGGCTCGATAGTGCTTTTAGGTGCAGGAATGTCACTAACCCAGGTTGCACAGATTGGAGGTTCAGGTCTTCCTGTCATGATAGGGACACTGGTTATCTGTTTAATAGCAGGTCTTGTTATCGGCCGAGCTATGAAAATAGAGGAACATATTCGCTCTCTTATCACATACGGAACGGCCATATGTGGTGCTTCTGCAATAGCAACAATGAGCGCAGTAATTGGGGCATCAGGTCCAGCTATAGCTGTTTCAATAACTGTCATTGTTCTCTATAATGTCCTCGGTGCGGTTCTTTTTCCCACGATTGGCCATATTCTTGGTTTATCTCAGGAAGCATTCGGTATGTGGGCCGGGACTGCTATCAATGACACATCTTCAGTCGTTGCCGCAGCAACGGTGTACGGCTCTGTCGCTGCCACATATGCGGTCGTAGTGAAATTAACCCGGACACTTGCCATCATTCCCTTGGCGTTATTTAAAACTTGGTCGTTGAATTCGCAGTTGCCTGGAGAAGAACAACGGACTACCGTGTTCTACAAGCTTATCCCTCCCTTTTTGATCCTGTTCATCCTCGCTGCTGCAGTTCAATCCATTGGACTGATTCCTAAAACATGGAATGATCCGATTCATTTCCTGGCACATTTTGGGACAACAGTAGCCATGGCAGCAGTTGGGATGAGCAGTTCTCTCACCGCAATCAGAGATGCGGGATGGAAACCAGTTGCTCTTGGGGCTATTCTCTGGTTCTTTGTAGCGACAAGCAGTCTTGCTCTGCAGTGGTTAAGTGGTAGCCTGTAA
- a CDS encoding nitroreductase family protein, translated as MDFFDTLCQRRSVRKYGPDPVPNADIARILQAANMAPSAMNHKPWEFLVVTGDPIRELGVSFGRVLDRIQKTRGEELPAEVVTFARTYGGAPVAIVVLCTTSDLPNFQRAYLESASAAMENLLLAATALGLGTCWMTGPLEDEPFLREILEIPEDRTLVAITPLGYPQEMPGPHSVVDPDLEKKIHWIS; from the coding sequence GATACACTCTGTCAGAGACGGTCGGTCAGGAAATACGGCCCCGACCCGGTTCCCAATGCCGATATCGCCAGGATTCTCCAGGCGGCCAACATGGCCCCGTCTGCGATGAACCACAAACCCTGGGAGTTTCTTGTGGTCACTGGTGATCCAATCAGGGAGCTTGGTGTAAGTTTTGGACGAGTTCTTGACCGGATCCAAAAAACACGGGGAGAAGAACTCCCAGCCGAAGTTGTCACCTTTGCCAGGACCTATGGCGGTGCTCCGGTGGCAATCGTGGTACTCTGCACCACAAGTGACCTCCCGAACTTTCAGCGGGCTTACCTGGAGAGTGCCAGTGCAGCGATGGAAAACCTTCTGCTTGCGGCAACCGCTCTTGGCCTAGGCACCTGCTGGATGACCGGACCACTGGAAGATGAACCTTTTCTCCGGGAGATCCTGGAGATCCCTGAGGACCGGACCCTGGTTGCCATCACCCCGCTTGGGTATCCTCAAGAGATGCCGGGCCCCCATTCTGTCGTCGATCCAGATCTGGAGAAGAAGATCCACTGGATCTCATGA